The Ferrimicrobium sp. DNA segment CAATTTGTCGGTTTGAAGAATTTTCGGACACTATTTGCGCAGCCTTTGTTTCTGCGGTCGATAGAGACTAGTGCTTACTATACGATCGTGATGATTCCAGCGACCGTGATGCTCGCGCTCGCGATCGCTATGCTGTTAAGGGAGGTGGTGACCGCCCGCAGGGGCGGTGTGTGGCGTGCCGCTGTGTTCTTGCCGCATGTTACTCCGGTAGTCGCCACGTCGATTATTTGGGTCTGGATCTTTAACCCCCAATTTGGCCTTGCGAATGCCGTGCTTACCTTTCTTCACCTCCCTGCACTCAATTGGTTAGAGAGCGTTCATTGGGCACTACCCGCTGTCATGATCGATTCGTTATGGCATTCATTGGGGCTATATGTCATCGTGTTTCTCGCTGGTCTTGCAAACATTCCCCGTGAACTTCTAGAGGTGGCTAGTCTCGAAGGTGCCAGTCGAAAGCATGTGTTCAGACGGATCATCCTCCCTCTTCTCTCTCCGACTACCTTCTTCGTCGTAATCTTGGCTACTGTCAACAGCTGGCAGGCGTTCTCACAAATTTATGCCATGACCGGTGGCCCCCATGGTGGAGCTGGCGGCCCCGCTTTCTCGACTACAACTGACTCACTCCTTACGTATCAGACAGCATTTATCTATGATCACTTTTCGCTAGCTGCAGCCATGGCTCTAATTCTTTTCCTGATTATTCTCGCCTTGACATTGATCCAAAAATGGGTCTCGAATAGACTGGTATTCTACCGATGAAAACTGTGGTTAATAGTAAGTCCACGAATCAAGTATTTCAATTATTGACAAAGACAATTAAGTGGGTTGCTGTGACGGTGGTAGCGGTGCTGTTTGCCTTTCCACTCTACTGGGTAGTGGTTACGGCATTCAACACCAAGAAGGGTGTCTTTTCGATTCCACCTAAGTTTACGCCCGCGTTTCATACTTCTGCTTTTCTCTACGTTCTTACGCACAGCAGCTGGTTAGGATACATGTTCAATACAATCTTCATCTCTGGATCAACGGTATTATTGGTGATTATTACCTCCGCGATGGCAGGCTATGCGCTTTCCGACCTTCGATTTCGTGGAGCTGGGGTTGTCTTTGGGGCTGTGTTAGCTGTAATACTTCTTCCTGCACAGGCCTTACTCATTCCGCAATACGATGTGGCGCTTCACCTTCACATGCTCAATACTTATTGGATCCAGATTATCCCCTTCGCTGCAAGCACATTTGGAGTGTTGCTATTTCGCCAATTCTTCAAGACGCTACCTAGGAGTTACTGGGAAGCGGCCCGACTAGAGGGGGTTGGCCACCTTCGTTACGTCTTTCGTATCGCCTTACCGTTGGCTCGCCCAGCGGTGGTAACGGTAGCGTTGCTGACCTTTATTAGCTCGTGGAATCAGTTTCAATGGCCCCTCATTATGACGACCTCGCATAGTGTCCAACCAATCGAGATTGCGCTTTCACATTACATGCAGACGTACGA contains these protein-coding regions:
- a CDS encoding carbohydrate ABC transporter permease; this translates as MRSRRANVGDDVVPIRRSWWRPSQFSETISAYALLSPALVVFFLFFFVPTGFLVYISFFHWGILSSATQFVGLKNFRTLFAQPLFLRSIETSAYYTIVMIPATVMLALAIAMLLREVVTARRGGVWRAAVFLPHVTPVVATSIIWVWIFNPQFGLANAVLTFLHLPALNWLESVHWALPAVMIDSLWHSLGLYVIVFLAGLANIPRELLEVASLEGASRKHVFRRIILPLLSPTTFFVVILATVNSWQAFSQIYAMTGGPHGGAGGPAFSTTTDSLLTYQTAFIYDHFSLAAAMALILFLIILALTLIQKWVSNRLVFYR
- a CDS encoding carbohydrate ABC transporter permease, with product MTKTIKWVAVTVVAVLFAFPLYWVVVTAFNTKKGVFSIPPKFTPAFHTSAFLYVLTHSSWLGYMFNTIFISGSTVLLVIITSAMAGYALSDLRFRGAGVVFGAVLAVILLPAQALLIPQYDVALHLHMLNTYWIQIIPFAASTFGVLLFRQFFKTLPRSYWEAARLEGVGHLRYVFRIALPLARPAVVTVALLTFISSWNQFQWPLIMTTSHSVQPIEIALSHYMQTYEANWRKLTSAVLLALAPIVVVFIALQRYIVDGVAGRDSGVNA